ATTATTTATAAATGCTGTACAAAAACATAATAAGAATATACTTATATATATTAATAAATGAATCTTCCCACCAAAACCATTTTGAATATTATCCAAAAGTGATTTACCATTTCTGTCCATAAATATAAATAAAACTGGCATAAATACTGCCATTGCAAGGGTTGGATATACCTTCAGCTTTAGGTTTCGTTCTGTAGCTATCATATTTTGAGTGAATTTAAACATACTCTTTTCAATATTATCCTTGCAAACAAGTCCAGCTATAAATTCCTTTCTATTTTCACTCCTTCTGCTTACAGTTCCTCCTTTAGCATTTAATTTTTGAAGGTTCTTTTCAAAATATGGTACTACCTTTTTAAAATAAAGCATACTTAAAACAATTGGCCCCACTACCGCAAGTACTAGTAAGTACATTAAGATAGGTTGTTTATTACCATCTATCAATATTCCAAATGGCGCTGCAAACCACATGGATGGTAATATTACATGCCAAAGCTTAGGTACATATTCACTATTCATATTTGAAACATTAAAAACTCTAGCAACTAATTGATATCCAAATGCAAATACAAAAGCTAATAATATTTGGAAATAGTTTATTATATCTTTTAGTTTTTCTCCATCAAAAAACTTTAAAACTAAGGTATATAATAAAGATGTTAAAGTTATAACTATTAAAACCGAAAGGATATTTTCTATGAAAAATATTATGAAAAACAAAATCCCATATTTTATTGTACCAATAAGGAGCGGAATTAAATTTAATGACAGTGAAAGGCCCGCTAAATATATACATATATGAGTTGTTTTTGCTGCATTAAAAGTTTTATTATCTATAGGTTTTGGTAATAATATACTTTTCTCTGTTACATCTAATAATACTGCTGAAAAGTCAGATATCATAAGTGAAATCATCATAAATAGATTTATACCTATTACAATATTTGTAGCTTTCATAGCAGGCATATCACTATTCATTATTAGACCAATAAAAATACTTATAAAAGCATTAAACATAAGCAGACTTAAATAATTGTTTTTACCGCGGCTCTCGTCACTCTTTTTATTTTTTCCCATGACATTGCTTACCCGTCTGCCATCCATGGTTAATTTTATTTGTAGAATCATTCTCATAACTTTATAGTTAACTCCTAATTTTACATATATACATTGGAATTTATCTAATATCTTAAGAACCGTGAAATTTTCCATACCTACACCTCTTCAACTAAAGAAACAAATTCTTCAGCAATCGCTGTATGCTCATTAAACCCTGTTAATTGATTAAATATTTCCTCAAGTGAACCCTCCCTTTGATTATTCTTAAGCTCCTCAAAACTGCCATCAGCAACTATTTGTCCAGCATTTAATAGTATTATTCTATCACTTACCTTTTCTACAACATCCATTATATGCGATGAATAAAATATTGTTTTCCCTCCCTTTGCAAGAGTTTTCATAACCTCTTTAAACACCATAACACTATTAGCATCCAGTCCACTTAACGGTTCATCAAAAAATAATATATCAGGGTTATGAATTAAACTACATATTATAAGTAGCTTTTGCTTCATGCCTTTTGAATATGAGGATATTCTAGAATTTATAACATTGTCCATTGCAAATAGTCCCATTAGCTTTTCCGATCTCTCTATAAGTTTTTTCTCTTCTAGACCATATATTCCACCTAAAAAGCTTATATACTCATAAGCAGTTAAATTTTCATATATATCAGCAAGCTCTGGTACATAACCTATTTTCTTTTTATACTCTATACTTCCATTACTAATATCTTGTCCGAGTATTTCAACCGTTCCAGAGTATCCTTCTAATATACCTAACATTATTTTTATAGTAGTGCTTTTACCAGCACCATTAGTCCCTATATATCCTATAATCTGGCCGCGAGGAATCTCCAAATTTATACCATTAAGCACCAACTTGTTACCATAACTCATTTGTAAATTCTTTATTGATATTATGCTTTCTGAGTTTTCCATCATTCCCACCCCTTAAAATGTTTTATATGTTTATGTTCTTTATTATACTACATAATTTTGTAACTTAAATACAAGAACTTTTTATAATATGTGAATTACTTTACAATTATAGTCAAATTATTATATTCGTAAAATTTTTATTGTACTACTATAAAAAATTAAAAACCTCCTATATAATGTTAAGTGCCAAAGCCTAACAGTATAGGAGGTTTTATGAATCAATTAAATTTTATTATTCACATTCACTATTCTAAACATTTTCTCATTGTAAATTCAAAGTGAATATCCTTTGAGGAATCTATAAGATATTCTTTGTGAACTGGTGCTCCCCAGCTATCATCACCACCAACTCCCATTTGTTTTTCTGCAATTGTAACTACAGTATAGTTAACTTTTGGTAGTTCATTGTGATGATATGCATTTTGAAGTTCGCATGCTGTATATGGAGATACTCCTAATTCAAATGGTACCTTGCTTGCTTCAAACTCAATACCAAATCCATTTTTATCTTTTATCTTAGCCCATCTAACCCCAGTATGGTTTCCACTTTCCTGAGGTACAATATACCCTGAAACATTTTCTTCCACTGATTTTTCGAAAATTCCAAGTGTTGCTCCATGAAGTCTATCCACATAATTTTCTTCTGGTCCCTTGCCATACCACTTGAAATTATCATAATCCGAGGATAATTTGAATGCCATTCCAAATATAGGAAGCTCAGGCATTCCTTTAACACCCTTATAATTGCAACTTACTTTAATTTCACCATTAGAATATACAGTATAGGCTATCTTAACTTCAGCCTGTATTCCCGCTAGAAGTGCATATGTATATTCTACGGTAATGCTATAATCATCTTCAATTACATTTACATCAATGCAACTTTGGAACATACTTGCTTGAAGCCATTGTCCACACCTAAATCCATGATTAGTTCCCTTATCATTATCCGTCATAGCTCTCCAATAAATAGGCATTGGGGCCCTAGTTATCATTTCTATGCCATCATATCTAAGAGATACCATTCCACCTTCTTGTTTTGAAAATAAGACACTAAAATCATCATTTTTAACTCCAATATTTACATCCCCATGGACAACTTGAATCTTAGTTAATTTTTTAGCATCAACAATTCCCTCTACATTAAATACATACTGATCAAAGGCTACCACATGCAAAGCTTCTGCCCAAACATTTCCATCTTTAAGCTTAAATGAAACATTCAAAGCATATTCCCCAAAAGTTTTCACCTCAGGGAGTTTAAAACTTACATACTTTTCTTCACAAGGCTTAACAATAACTGTTAAAAAGCCTTTGTAAATTTCTTTTCCATTAAAATCTAGGCAGTACTCTAAAATGTAATCTGAAGTATCTATAAATAGATTTTCATTTTTAACCAAAACTCCATCTCTGTCAGTAGTTAATTTTATATTTTGATAAAGTTTTTTTACTTCGATAACCTTTGGAGAGGGTTTTCTATCTGCATAAACTATACCATCTCCACAGAAGTTGTAATCCGTTGGTCTATCATCAAAATCTCCTCCATAAGCCATAACTTCCTGATTAAACTTATCCTTTTTAATTAAGAACTGATCAATATAATCCCAAATAAAGCCACCTTGGTAAAGCGGATATTTGCTTTCAAGCTCCACATATTTATGCATTGCTCCACAGGAATTTCCCATAGCATGCATGTATTCGCAGCTTATATATGGTTTTTCTGGAGCATTATTTAAATACTCCTCAATTTCAAAAACCTTAGCATACATTCTGCTTTCCATATCACTAGTTTCATTAAAGCTCCTATCCTGGAATACACCCTCATAATGAACTAATCTCGAAGGATCTTTTTCTCTAAAATACTTTGACATCTTATATATATTTTCTCCACCAAAGGATTCATTCCCACAAGACCATATTAAAATGGACGGATGATTCTTATCCCTTTCAAGCATAGACGTTGCTCTATCAAGTACAATGTCTAACCACTGTTTTTTACTGCCAGGAATAACCCAATCAGGTTTGATTTTGCCCATCTTTTGCCAAGATCCATGAGTTTCTAAATTAGTTTCATCTATTAAATATATGCCATATTCATCACAAAGCTCATACCAATGTGTTTGATTAGGATAATGAGAAGTTCTCACAGCATTTATATTATTTTGTTTTAAGAATTTTATGTCCCATAACATATCTTCTTTAGTAATAGCTCTACCTTTTCTACAGTTAAATTCATGACGATTTATGCCCTTAAACACTATACGTTTGCCATTTATGGTCATAATCTTATTTATCATTTCAAAACTTCTAAATCCAACCTTTTGGCTGACCACTTCAACTACTTTTCCATCAAGTCCTCGAATTATAGCAAATAAGGTATAAAGATATGGATTTTCAGCGCTCCAAAGCTCTACATTATTAACATTTAAATCTAATGATATGCTCTTTGCTAAAGATGTTCCTATATCTTTTGCTACCACTATTCCATCTTTATCCATAAGTTCTAAGTCTATGGTAGAATTAATTTCTCCCTTTATTTTTAAATCTAGATCTAAAACTGCATTTTTATAAGACTTGTCTAAGTTTGTTTTCACAAATAAATCTTGAATATGAGTTTCTGGAACAGAATATAAATACACATCTCTAAATATTCCCGAAAAACGCCAAAAG
This window of the Clostridium estertheticum genome carries:
- a CDS encoding ABC transporter permease; translated protein: MENFTVLKILDKFQCIYVKLGVNYKVMRMILQIKLTMDGRRVSNVMGKNKKSDESRGKNNYLSLLMFNAFISIFIGLIMNSDMPAMKATNIVIGINLFMMISLMISDFSAVLLDVTEKSILLPKPIDNKTFNAAKTTHICIYLAGLSLSLNLIPLLIGTIKYGILFFIIFFIENILSVLIVITLTSLLYTLVLKFFDGEKLKDIINYFQILLAFVFAFGYQLVARVFNVSNMNSEYVPKLWHVILPSMWFAAPFGILIDGNKQPILMYLLVLAVVGPIVLSMLYFKKVVPYFEKNLQKLNAKGGTVSRRSENRKEFIAGLVCKDNIEKSMFKFTQNMIATERNLKLKVYPTLAMAVFMPVLFIFMDRNGKSLLDNIQNGFGGKIHLLIYISIFLLCFCTAFINNSDSFKGAFIYKVLPIENPGVILKGAVKGTIFKLIIPLYLLDSIVFLMLKGPSIIIDLVVMFLVLLILSLVYFKLSNKAMPFSVKFATTDSGKLIMPSIITSLLLGAFAGIHIAIRNNIIFICVYGIVLLIANVILWKTSFNVNWKDIEM
- a CDS encoding ABC transporter ATP-binding protein; its protein translation is MENSESIISIKNLQMSYGNKLVLNGINLEIPRGQIIGYIGTNGAGKSTTIKIMLGILEGYSGTVEILGQDISNGSIEYKKKIGYVPELADIYENLTAYEYISFLGGIYGLEEKKLIERSEKLMGLFAMDNVINSRISSYSKGMKQKLLIICSLIHNPDILFFDEPLSGLDANSVMVFKEVMKTLAKGGKTIFYSSHIMDVVEKVSDRIILLNAGQIVADGSFEELKNNQREGSLEEIFNQLTGFNEHTAIAEEFVSLVEEV
- a CDS encoding glycoside hydrolase family 2 TIM barrel-domain containing protein, yielding MNFKIPSLDWLSDTSVFAVNRIDAHSDHKYYLTKEEESIGEMDLRQSLNGNWKFSFAVNPSSRIKDFYEPEFDCHCFKDIEVPAHIQLQGYDKPQYINTMYPWDGHSELLPPEVSKEYNPVGSYVKYFDIDENIKGGPVYISFQGVENAFYLWLNGEFIGYSEDSFTPSEFDLTKLIKDGENKLAVEVYKRSTGSWLEDQDFWRFSGIFRDVYLYSVPETHIQDLFVKTNLDKSYKNAVLDLDLKIKGEINSTIDLELMDKDGIVVAKDIGTSLAKSISLDLNVNNVELWSAENPYLYTLFAIIRGLDGKVVEVVSQKVGFRSFEMINKIMTINGKRIVFKGINRHEFNCRKGRAITKEDMLWDIKFLKQNNINAVRTSHYPNQTHWYELCDEYGIYLIDETNLETHGSWQKMGKIKPDWVIPGSKKQWLDIVLDRATSMLERDKNHPSILIWSCGNESFGGENIYKMSKYFREKDPSRLVHYEGVFQDRSFNETSDMESRMYAKVFEIEEYLNNAPEKPYISCEYMHAMGNSCGAMHKYVELESKYPLYQGGFIWDYIDQFLIKKDKFNQEVMAYGGDFDDRPTDYNFCGDGIVYADRKPSPKVIEVKKLYQNIKLTTDRDGVLVKNENLFIDTSDYILEYCLDFNGKEIYKGFLTVIVKPCEEKYVSFKLPEVKTFGEYALNVSFKLKDGNVWAEALHVVAFDQYVFNVEGIVDAKKLTKIQVVHGDVNIGVKNDDFSVLFSKQEGGMVSLRYDGIEMITRAPMPIYWRAMTDNDKGTNHGFRCGQWLQASMFQSCIDVNVIEDDYSITVEYTYALLAGIQAEVKIAYTVYSNGEIKVSCNYKGVKGMPELPIFGMAFKLSSDYDNFKWYGKGPEENYVDRLHGATLGIFEKSVEENVSGYIVPQESGNHTGVRWAKIKDKNGFGIEFEASKVPFELGVSPYTACELQNAYHHNELPKVNYTVVTIAEKQMGVGGDDSWGAPVHKEYLIDSSKDIHFEFTMRKCLE